The following proteins are co-located in the Pseudomonas antarctica genome:
- a CDS encoding sterol desaturase family protein: MDFVPYAVPFFIALIVVELLADHWRGERNYRVADAINSLSTGVLSTTTGLLTKGVGLLTYAFALKHLALIELSAQSVWTWVFAFVFYDFCYYWLHRCGHERNILWAAHSVHHQSEDYNLTTALRQTSTGFLLSWIFYLPLAVLGVPLVVFISVASLNLLYQFWVHTRHVPKLGWFEWFFVTPSNHRAHHAQNALYMDRNYGGVFIIWDRLFGSFQEEDDNEPVIFGVTTPLASWNPLWANLQFYAQLWSDARRTEKWWDKLRIWFMRTGWRPADVKAKYPMAKPDLSQFRKFEVPLDARQQVYIALQFAAYVGFGSYLMNFGEGLPTAALILGWSAVAVGLFTLGVALENRPWALKAELVRLGLNVPLVWLAPLVGLWPASSLGWLGLVSYSLLSVIGLYCCRSRLTRWVS, from the coding sequence ATGGACTTCGTGCCTTACGCGGTACCGTTTTTCATTGCCTTGATCGTGGTTGAGCTGCTGGCCGACCATTGGCGCGGCGAGCGCAACTATCGGGTGGCGGATGCCATCAACAGCCTCAGCACCGGTGTGCTGTCCACGACCACGGGGCTGTTGACCAAAGGCGTGGGGTTGTTGACCTACGCGTTCGCGCTCAAGCATTTGGCACTGATCGAACTGTCGGCCCAGAGTGTCTGGACCTGGGTGTTCGCCTTTGTGTTTTATGACTTCTGCTACTACTGGCTGCATCGCTGCGGGCATGAGCGCAACATCCTGTGGGCCGCGCACTCGGTGCATCACCAGAGCGAGGACTACAACCTCACCACCGCCCTGCGCCAGACCAGTACCGGCTTTCTGCTGAGCTGGATCTTCTACCTGCCCCTGGCCGTGCTGGGCGTGCCGCTGGTGGTGTTTATCAGCGTAGCCTCGCTCAATCTTCTGTATCAATTCTGGGTGCACACCCGGCATGTGCCCAAGCTCGGCTGGTTCGAGTGGTTCTTTGTGACACCGTCCAATCATCGGGCCCACCATGCACAGAATGCTCTCTACATGGATCGCAACTACGGCGGGGTGTTCATTATTTGGGATCGGCTGTTCGGCAGCTTCCAGGAAGAAGACGACAACGAACCGGTGATTTTTGGCGTGACCACGCCCTTGGCCAGCTGGAACCCGCTATGGGCCAACCTGCAGTTTTATGCGCAGCTGTGGAGTGATGCACGACGTACCGAAAAATGGTGGGACAAGCTGCGCATCTGGTTCATGCGCACTGGCTGGCGCCCGGCGGACGTGAAGGCCAAATACCCGATGGCCAAACCCGATTTGAGCCAGTTCCGCAAATTTGAAGTGCCGTTGGATGCGCGCCAGCAGGTCTATATCGCGCTGCAATTTGCCGCGTATGTGGGCTTTGGCAGCTATTTGATGAACTTCGGCGAAGGGCTGCCCACGGCGGCGCTGATCCTGGGCTGGAGTGCGGTGGCGGTGGGGTTATTTACGTTGGGCGTAGCCCTGGAGAATCGCCCGTGGGCGCTGAAAGCCGAGCTGGTACGCCTGGGGCTGAATGTGCCACTGGTGTGGCTGGCGCCGCTGGTCGGGTTATGGCCGGCCAGCAGTTTGGGCTGGCTGGGTTTGGTGAGTTACAGCTTGCTCAGCGTGATCGGCCTCTACTGTTGCAGAAGCCGGCTTACTCGGTGGGTGTCTTAG
- a CDS encoding FTR1 family protein: MIAPFRFLAWLVLPALMSCSFNLLAATAEGAPQALHLLDYIGADYPPTVEAGKVIDESEYREQLEFLGVLQGLVTELPERPERAELVKGVDELLAAVTAHQDGAAVARLARQLGAKLAVAYEVSQAPVITPDPARGAPLYAQHCSVCHGTAGAGDGPASTGMTPPPANLRDAVRLDRLSLYAIYNTLGLGVEGTDMPSFADQLDDRQRWDLATYIAGFTAGPAAAKSEQPFNLADLARQTPNEVLAANGPGAAATFRAQRAQPPQVKRGPAQLLDYTAATLDKSLAAFRSGEHEQAYDLSVAAYLEGFELVESSLDNVDANVRKDTEKALMAYRQSLQDGLPIEQVQQRLDVAKGKLAESAGLLGSDGLSWSLSYISGLLILLREGLEAILVLAAILAFLRNTGQQSAVRSVNVGWGLALLAGLATWALAAYVIDVSGAQRELLEGCTALFASVMVLWLGVWMHDRRHAAAWQDYIKSSLVGGGGRFGFALLAFFSVYRELFEVILFYETLWLQAGPAGHNAVLAGGATALVLLVGLAWVILRGSAKLPLALFFGINAALLCALSVVFAGHGVKALQEAGIFGTRPVAFFDFDWLGIHADAYSLSAQALAILAIVVLYGRSRLAEKQRVVA; this comes from the coding sequence ATGATTGCCCCCTTCCGTTTTCTCGCCTGGCTGGTGCTGCCGGCCCTGATGTCGTGCAGCTTCAATCTGCTGGCCGCGACTGCCGAGGGCGCCCCACAAGCCCTGCATTTGCTGGATTACATTGGCGCTGACTACCCACCGACGGTGGAGGCGGGCAAGGTTATCGATGAATCCGAATATCGCGAACAACTGGAGTTTCTCGGCGTGTTGCAGGGCCTGGTGACTGAGCTGCCGGAAAGGCCGGAGCGCGCGGAGTTGGTCAAGGGCGTCGACGAATTGTTAGCGGCTGTGACCGCCCACCAGGATGGCGCAGCTGTCGCTCGCCTGGCCCGGCAGTTGGGCGCCAAGTTGGCGGTGGCCTATGAAGTCAGCCAGGCGCCGGTCATCACGCCCGACCCCGCACGTGGCGCACCGCTCTACGCCCAGCATTGCTCGGTTTGCCACGGCACTGCCGGCGCGGGTGATGGTCCGGCCAGTACGGGGATGACGCCGCCACCTGCCAACCTGCGAGATGCCGTGCGTCTGGACCGCCTGAGCCTCTATGCGATCTACAACACCCTCGGCCTGGGCGTTGAAGGCACTGACATGCCGTCCTTCGCCGATCAACTGGATGACCGTCAGCGCTGGGACCTGGCCACTTACATCGCCGGCTTCACAGCGGGCCCGGCTGCGGCAAAAAGTGAACAGCCCTTCAACCTCGCCGACCTGGCACGCCAGACGCCTAATGAAGTGCTGGCCGCAAACGGTCCAGGCGCCGCCGCGACCTTCCGTGCCCAGCGCGCACAACCGCCACAGGTCAAGCGTGGCCCGGCGCAGTTGCTCGACTACACCGCCGCCACCCTGGACAAGAGTCTCGCCGCATTCCGTAGCGGTGAGCACGAGCAGGCTTATGACCTGTCGGTAGCCGCTTACCTTGAGGGCTTCGAGCTGGTGGAAAGCTCTCTGGATAACGTTGACGCCAACGTGCGCAAGGACACCGAGAAAGCCCTGATGGCCTACCGGCAGTCATTGCAGGACGGCCTGCCGATCGAGCAAGTGCAGCAGCGTCTGGACGTTGCTAAAGGCAAGCTCGCCGAGTCCGCCGGCTTGTTGGGCAGCGATGGCTTGAGCTGGTCGTTGAGCTATATCTCCGGGCTGTTGATTCTGTTGCGTGAAGGCCTGGAAGCCATCCTGGTGCTGGCGGCGATCCTGGCGTTCCTGCGTAACACCGGCCAGCAATCGGCGGTGCGCAGTGTGAACGTCGGCTGGGGCCTGGCGCTACTGGCCGGTCTGGCGACGTGGGCGTTGGCGGCGTATGTGATTGACGTCAGCGGTGCCCAGCGCGAATTGCTGGAAGGTTGCACGGCGCTGTTCGCCAGTGTGATGGTGCTGTGGCTTGGCGTGTGGATGCATGATCGGCGTCATGCAGCAGCCTGGCAGGATTACATCAAGAGCAGCCTGGTCGGCGGCGGAGGGCGCTTTGGTTTTGCGCTGCTGGCGTTTTTCTCGGTGTACCGTGAGCTGTTCGAAGTGATCCTGTTCTACGAAACCCTGTGGCTGCAAGCCGGCCCGGCCGGGCACAACGCAGTGCTGGCGGGTGGTGCTACGGCGCTGGTGCTGTTGGTGGGTTTGGCGTGGGTGATCCTGCGGGGTTCGGCGAAGCTGCCGTTGGCGCTGTTCTTCGGCATCAACGCGGCGTTGCTGTGTGCGCTGTCGGTGGTGTTCGCCGGGCATGGCGTGAAGGCGTTGCAGGAAGCGGGCATCTTCGGTACGCGGCCGGTGGCGTTTTTTGACTTCGACTGGTTGGGCATCCATGCCGATGCGTACTCGTTGAGTGCGCAGGCTTTGGCGATCCTGGCGATTGTGGTGCTTTACGGCCGCAGCCGTCTGGCCGAAAAACAGCGTGTGGTGGCCTGA
- a CDS encoding COG3014 family protein: MAFRALTPLTLAAVTLLSGCSMFRSYDTELQATNQQLATGNVDGALTLLEKNNTGEDKDLLYFFEKGELLRAKGDLTGSQTAWRSADLQVYKWEESVKFDSEKYLAQFGSFLVNDKVRRYEGYDYEKVMLTTQMALNLLAVNDFDGARTEIKKTHEREAVIADLRDKEYLKRENEAERQGVTTQIKDLRGYPVEALDAPDVVGLKNSYQSAFSHYLAGFVYEALGEKDLAAPGYRKAAELRPNTPLLEQALMDLDKSRVGADETDVLIVVQSGLAPARDSIRLPLPIPIDGHLVITPLSFPVIKADTSTATFGQIGVDGKQQNLTALNSTTAMSRRALRDDMPGIILRTTVRAVSRGVTQNNLNKTNPMAGLVLGIASAVTEGADTRTWRTLPDMTQVTRLRLKHGEHQVSLPNALGGTLVTVKADQRYQVITLRVVGNQVFAGGLAAHVVPGTSAQAIALKQP, from the coding sequence ATGGCATTTCGCGCCTTGACCCCGCTCACGCTTGCGGCGGTTACCTTGCTTTCCGGTTGTTCGATGTTTCGCAGCTACGACACTGAGCTGCAAGCCACTAACCAGCAGTTGGCCACCGGTAACGTCGATGGCGCCCTGACCCTGCTGGAAAAGAACAACACCGGCGAAGACAAGGACCTGCTCTACTTCTTCGAAAAGGGTGAGCTGTTGCGCGCCAAAGGTGACCTCACCGGCAGCCAGACCGCCTGGCGCAGTGCCGACCTGCAGGTCTACAAGTGGGAAGAGTCGGTCAAGTTCGACAGCGAAAAGTACCTCGCCCAGTTCGGCAGTTTCCTGGTCAACGACAAGGTGCGCCGCTACGAAGGCTACGACTACGAAAAGGTCATGCTGACCACCCAAATGGCCCTGAACCTGCTGGCCGTGAATGACTTCGACGGCGCCCGCACCGAAATCAAGAAGACCCACGAGCGCGAAGCCGTTATCGCCGACCTGCGCGACAAGGAATACCTCAAGCGCGAAAACGAGGCCGAGCGCCAGGGCGTAACCACCCAGATCAAAGACCTGCGTGGCTACCCGGTTGAAGCACTGGATGCGCCGGATGTGGTCGGCCTGAAGAACAGCTACCAGAGTGCGTTCAGCCATTACCTGGCAGGCTTTGTCTACGAAGCCCTGGGAGAGAAAGACCTGGCCGCACCGGGTTATCGCAAGGCAGCCGAGTTGCGCCCCAACACGCCGCTGCTGGAGCAAGCGCTGATGGACCTGGACAAATCCAGGGTCGGCGCCGACGAGACCGACGTGCTGATCGTGGTGCAGAGTGGCCTGGCACCGGCGCGGGATTCGATCCGCCTACCGCTGCCGATCCCGATCGACGGCCACCTGGTCATCACCCCACTGTCATTCCCGGTGATCAAGGCAGACACCTCGACCGCGACCTTCGGCCAGATCGGCGTCGACGGCAAGCAGCAGAACCTCACCGCACTCAATAGCACCACCGCCATGTCCCGCCGCGCCCTGCGTGACGACATGCCTGGGATCATCCTGCGCACCACCGTGCGTGCAGTCAGCCGTGGCGTGACGCAAAACAACCTGAACAAGACCAACCCCATGGCAGGCCTGGTGCTGGGCATCGCCTCGGCGGTGACCGAAGGTGCTGACACCCGCACCTGGCGCACCCTGCCGGACATGACCCAAGTGACGCGCCTGCGCCTCAAGCATGGCGAACACCAAGTCAGCCTGCCCAACGCCTTGGGCGGGACGCTGGTGACGGTCAAGGCCGACCAGCGCTATCAAGTGATCACTCTGCGTGTGGTCGGCAACCAGGTTTTCGCCGGTGGCCTTGCCGCGCATGTGGTGCCAGGCACTTCCGCTCAGGCCATCGCCCTCAAACAACCTTAA
- a CDS encoding DedA family protein, with translation MLQQFLHDFGYFALFLGTFFEGETILVLAGFLAFRGYMDINLVVVVAFFGSYAGDQLWYFLGRKHGRKLLARKPRWQLMGDKALEHIRKHPDIWVLSFRFVYGLRTVMPVAIGLSGYPPVRYLILNGIGAAVWAAALGAAAYHFGAVLEGMLGSVKKYELWVLGALVLLGFGLWLRRRFKNARIARQACEDAKARLAAEPAPVETPKTPTE, from the coding sequence ATGCTTCAACAATTTCTGCATGACTTCGGCTACTTTGCTCTCTTCCTGGGCACGTTCTTCGAAGGCGAGACCATTTTGGTTCTCGCAGGCTTCCTGGCGTTCCGTGGATACATGGATATCAACCTGGTGGTGGTCGTTGCCTTCTTTGGCAGCTACGCCGGCGACCAGCTGTGGTACTTCCTGGGGCGCAAGCACGGCCGCAAACTGTTGGCGCGCAAGCCGCGCTGGCAATTGATGGGCGACAAGGCCCTGGAACATATCCGTAAGCATCCGGACATCTGGGTGCTGAGCTTCCGGTTTGTCTACGGCTTGCGCACCGTGATGCCCGTGGCGATTGGTTTGTCAGGCTACCCGCCGGTTCGCTACCTGATTCTTAACGGGATTGGCGCTGCAGTCTGGGCGGCAGCCTTGGGCGCTGCGGCTTACCACTTCGGTGCGGTGCTGGAAGGCATGCTCGGCAGCGTCAAGAAATACGAGCTGTGGGTGCTGGGCGCCTTGGTGCTGTTGGGCTTTGGCCTGTGGTTGCGCCGCCGCTTCAAGAACGCCCGCATTGCCCGCCAGGCCTGCGAGGATGCAAAGGCCCGGCTCGCCGCCGAGCCGGCCCCCGTCGAAACGCCTAAGACACCCACCGAGTAA
- the hemB gene encoding porphobilinogen synthase, translating into MSFTPANRLFPATRLRRNRRDDFSRRLVRENVLTTNDLILPVFVLDGENRREAVASMPGVERLTIDLLLEEAANWVELGIPALALFPVTPSELKSLDAAEAWNPQGIAQRATRALRERFPQLGVITDVALDPFTTHGQDGILDEDGYVQNDITVDALVKQALSHAAAGAQVVAPSDMMDGRIQAIREALELAGHVNVRIMAYSAKYASAYYGPFRDAVGSALNLGKANKASYQMDPANSHEALHEVAADLAEGADMVMVKPGMPYLDILYRVKEEFKVPTFVYQVSGEYAMHMAAIQNGWLSEGVILESLTAFKRAGADGILTYFAARAAQLLREQQ; encoded by the coding sequence GTGAGCTTTACCCCTGCCAATCGCCTGTTCCCCGCCACCCGCCTGCGTCGCAATCGCCGTGATGATTTTTCTCGCCGTCTGGTGCGTGAAAACGTGCTGACGACGAACGATCTGATTTTGCCGGTGTTTGTGCTTGACGGTGAAAATCGCCGGGAAGCGGTGGCGTCGATGCCGGGTGTGGAGCGCTTGACCATTGATCTGCTGCTTGAAGAAGCGGCGAATTGGGTTGAACTGGGGATTCCGGCGCTGGCGCTGTTTCCCGTGACACCCTCCGAACTCAAGTCGCTCGACGCTGCCGAAGCCTGGAACCCGCAAGGGATCGCCCAGCGCGCCACCCGCGCCTTGCGCGAGCGTTTCCCGCAGCTGGGTGTGATCACCGACGTGGCGCTGGACCCGTTCACCACCCACGGCCAGGATGGCATTCTTGACGAAGACGGCTATGTTCAGAACGACATTACCGTCGATGCACTGGTCAAGCAGGCGTTGTCCCACGCGGCAGCGGGTGCCCAGGTCGTGGCGCCGTCGGACATGATGGACGGCCGCATCCAGGCGATTCGCGAAGCCCTGGAACTGGCTGGCCACGTCAATGTGCGGATCATGGCCTATTCGGCCAAGTACGCCAGCGCCTATTACGGCCCGTTCCGCGATGCGGTGGGTTCGGCGCTGAACCTGGGCAAGGCCAACAAGGCCTCCTATCAGATGGACCCGGCCAACAGCCATGAAGCCCTGCACGAAGTGGCGGCCGACCTGGCCGAAGGTGCCGATATGGTGATGGTCAAACCCGGGATGCCGTACCTGGACATCCTTTACCGGGTCAAAGAGGAATTCAAGGTGCCGACCTTTGTCTATCAGGTCAGCGGTGAATACGCCATGCACATGGCCGCGATCCAGAATGGTTGGTTGAGTGAAGGGGTGATCCTTGAATCCCTGACAGCCTTTAAACGTGCCGGCGCTGATGGCATTCTGACCTACTTCGCCGCCCGCGCTGCCCAATTGCTTAGAGAGCAACAATAG
- a CDS encoding YcfL family protein: MRHFILGALALILLAGCATPPPPEPGSAASKIVVMGKFKGIAVGAIRVARENGFLTAKVQLSNITSSNQMMYYRFAWLGADGFPVGDEETWKVLNLYANQATFLPAIANLPQAADFRLEVKTP, encoded by the coding sequence ATGCGTCATTTCATCCTCGGCGCCCTCGCGCTGATCCTGCTCGCCGGCTGCGCCACCCCACCGCCACCGGAACCCGGCAGCGCCGCCAGCAAAATCGTGGTGATGGGTAAATTCAAAGGCATCGCCGTCGGTGCCATTCGCGTTGCCCGCGAAAACGGCTTCCTCACGGCCAAAGTGCAGCTGAGCAATATCACCAGCAGCAACCAGATGATGTATTACCGCTTCGCCTGGCTGGGCGCCGACGGTTTCCCTGTGGGCGATGAAGAAACCTGGAAAGTGCTGAACCTGTACGCCAACCAGGCGACCTTCCTGCCCGCCATTGCCAATTTGCCCCAGGCCGCGGACTTCCGTCTTGAAGTGAAGACGCCTTGA
- the ppk1 gene encoding polyphosphate kinase 1, whose protein sequence is MNTEGLSEVAVKDAHPVVEQVTETPPELEPAPPAVVPEAPAPAPVAAVTNLDDSSLYIHRELSQLQFNIRVLEQALDESYPLLERLKFLLIFSSNLDEFFEIRVAGLKKQITFAREQAGADGLQPHQALARISELVHGHVDRQYAILNDILLPELEKHQVRFIRRRHWTAKIKTWVRRYFRDEISPIITPIGLDPTHPFPLLVNKSLNFIVELEGIDAFGRDSGLAIIPAPRLLPRIIKVPEEVGGAGDNYVFLSSMIHAHADDLFQGMKVKGCYQFRLTRNADLALDSEDVEDLARALRGELFSRRYGDAVRLEVADTCPKHLSDYLLKQFNLAESELYQVNGPVNLTRLFSITGLDSHPELQYTPFTPQIPKLLQNSENIFSVVSKQDILLLHPFESFTPVVDLLRQAAKDPHVLAVRQTLYRSGANSEIVDALVDAARNGKEVTAVIELRARFDEESNLQLASRLQAAGAVVIYGVVGFKTHAKMMLILRREAGEIVRYAHLGTGNYHAGNAKLYTDYSLLTSDDALCEDVGKLFSQLIGMGKTLRMKKLLHAPFTLKKGMLDMIARETQFALDGKPAHIIAKFNSLTDPKIIRALYKASQSGVRIDLVVRGMCCLRPGIVGVSHNIHVRSIIGRFLEHTRVFYFLNGGEEQMFLSSADWMERNLDKRVETCFPVEGKKLIMRVKKELESYLTDNTHSWSLQSDGRYVRNTPTGNQNPRSAQATLLEKLGSPILAVN, encoded by the coding sequence ATGAATACCGAAGGACTCTCAGAAGTTGCCGTAAAAGACGCTCACCCGGTGGTGGAACAAGTCACCGAGACCCCGCCCGAGCTGGAGCCCGCTCCGCCTGCCGTGGTGCCCGAAGCCCCAGCGCCGGCCCCGGTGGCGGCGGTGACCAACCTGGATGACAGCAGCCTGTACATCCACCGCGAGCTGTCACAACTGCAATTCAACATCCGCGTGCTGGAACAGGCGCTGGACGAGTCCTATCCACTGCTGGAGCGGCTCAAGTTCCTGCTGATTTTTTCCAGCAACCTGGACGAGTTCTTTGAGATTCGCGTCGCGGGCCTCAAGAAGCAAATTACCTTCGCCCGCGAACAAGCCGGTGCCGACGGCCTGCAGCCGCATCAGGCCCTGGCGCGTATCAGTGAGCTGGTGCATGGCCACGTGGACCGCCAATACGCGATCCTCAACGACATTCTGTTGCCCGAGCTGGAAAAACATCAGGTCCGCTTCATCCGTCGCCGTCACTGGACCGCCAAGATCAAGACATGGGTGCGTCGCTACTTCCGTGACGAGATTTCACCGATCATCACCCCGATCGGCCTCGACCCTACTCACCCGTTCCCGCTGCTGGTGAACAAAAGCCTGAACTTCATCGTTGAACTGGAAGGTATCGACGCCTTTGGTCGCGATTCTGGCCTGGCGATCATCCCGGCACCGCGTCTGTTGCCACGGATCATCAAGGTACCGGAAGAGGTGGGGGGCGCTGGCGACAATTATGTATTCCTCTCGTCAATGATCCACGCGCATGCCGATGACCTGTTCCAGGGCATGAAGGTAAAAGGTTGCTACCAGTTCCGCCTGACCCGTAACGCCGACCTGGCGCTGGATTCCGAAGACGTCGAAGACTTGGCCCGTGCCCTGCGCGGCGAGCTGTTCTCGCGTCGCTACGGTGACGCGGTGCGACTGGAAGTGGCTGATACTTGCCCGAAACACCTGTCGGACTACCTGCTCAAGCAGTTCAACCTGGCCGAGTCCGAGTTGTACCAGGTCAATGGCCCGGTGAACCTGACGCGCCTGTTCAGCATCACCGGCCTGGACAGCCATCCGGAGTTGCAATACACGCCGTTCACGCCGCAGATCCCGAAACTGCTGCAAAACAGCGAGAACATCTTCAGTGTGGTGAGCAAGCAGGACATTCTGCTGCTGCACCCGTTCGAGTCCTTTACTCCAGTGGTCGACCTGCTGCGCCAGGCCGCCAAGGACCCGCATGTATTGGCCGTGCGCCAGACGTTGTACCGCTCCGGCGCAAACTCGGAAATCGTCGATGCGCTGGTAGACGCTGCGCGTAACGGTAAGGAAGTCACCGCGGTGATCGAGCTGCGTGCGCGGTTCGATGAAGAGTCCAACCTGCAACTGGCCAGCCGCCTGCAAGCGGCCGGTGCGGTGGTGATCTACGGCGTGGTGGGCTTCAAAACCCACGCCAAGATGATGCTGATCCTGCGCCGCGAAGCCGGCGAGATTGTGCGCTACGCCCACTTGGGCACCGGCAACTACCACGCCGGCAACGCCAAGCTCTACACCGACTACAGCCTGCTGACTTCCGACGACGCCTTGTGTGAAGACGTCGGCAAGTTGTTCAGCCAGTTGATCGGCATGGGCAAGACCTTGCGCATGAAGAAGCTGCTGCACGCGCCGTTCACCCTGAAGAAGGGCATGCTCGACATGATTGCCCGGGAGACCCAGTTCGCCCTCGACGGCAAACCGGCGCACATCATTGCCAAGTTCAACTCGCTGACTGATCCAAAAATCATCCGCGCGCTGTACAAGGCCAGCCAGTCCGGTGTGCGCATCGACCTGGTGGTGCGTGGCATGTGCTGCCTGCGCCCGGGCATTGTCGGGGTCTCGCATAACATCCATGTGCGCTCGATCATCGGCCGCTTCCTGGAGCACACGCGGGTGTTCTACTTCCTCAACGGTGGCGAGGAGCAGATGTTCCTTTCCAGCGCGGACTGGATGGAACGCAACCTCGACAAGCGTGTGGAGACCTGCTTCCCGGTGGAAGGCAAGAAGTTGATCATGCGGGT
- the lpoB gene encoding penicillin-binding protein activator LpoB, with protein MFVRFSFLAVVALLASGCSNTSPVLGGKNISYGDTKAVELVTNEFGSTDLQMIAESMTRSLAQSGILQGRPVVQVYDVKNKTSEYIDTREITTSIKTQLMKTGTARFASDNTEMQSQVDQLKLQNQSGLYKKSTVSKTGNMVAAKYRLEGSISSIVKRSSDYKDVFYKFSLQLIDVESGLAEWMDEKEIRKTTER; from the coding sequence ATGTTCGTACGCTTCTCGTTCCTCGCCGTGGTCGCCCTGCTGGCCAGCGGTTGCTCCAACACCTCGCCGGTACTCGGCGGCAAGAACATCAGCTACGGCGACACCAAGGCCGTGGAGTTGGTGACCAACGAGTTCGGTTCCACCGACCTGCAGATGATCGCTGAAAGCATGACCCGCTCTCTGGCGCAGTCCGGCATTCTGCAAGGCCGTCCGGTGGTGCAGGTGTATGACGTGAAGAACAAGACCAGCGAGTACATCGATACCCGCGAGATCACCACGTCGATCAAGACCCAGTTGATGAAAACCGGCACCGCGCGCTTCGCCAGCGACAACACTGAAATGCAAAGCCAGGTCGACCAGCTCAAGCTGCAGAACCAGAGCGGCCTGTACAAAAAATCCACGGTGAGCAAGACCGGCAACATGGTTGCCGCCAAGTACCGCCTGGAAGGCTCCATCAGCTCCATCGTCAAGCGCAGCTCGGACTACAAGGACGTGTTCTACAAATTCAGCCTGCAGCTGATCGACGTCGAGAGCGGCCTGGCCGAATGGATGGACGAGAAAGAAATCCGCAAAACCACGGAGCGCTAA
- a CDS encoding YaiI/YqxD family protein — protein sequence MRVWIDADACPRAAKDQVVKFALKRQFDVVLVAGQSQIKPSFACVKLIVVPSGPDAADDYLVEHAVPGELVICSDVPLADRLVKKGVTALDPRGKEFSPANMSERLAVRNLFTDLREQGQMGGGPPPHGEKDKQAFANALDRILTKLMRPA from the coding sequence GTGCGCGTCTGGATTGATGCGGACGCCTGTCCGCGCGCGGCCAAGGACCAAGTGGTGAAGTTCGCCCTCAAGCGCCAATTCGACGTGGTGCTGGTCGCGGGGCAGAGCCAGATCAAGCCGAGCTTTGCCTGTGTGAAGCTGATCGTAGTACCCAGCGGCCCGGATGCGGCGGATGACTACCTAGTGGAGCACGCGGTGCCCGGCGAGCTGGTGATCTGCAGCGATGTGCCCTTGGCCGACCGTTTGGTGAAGAAGGGCGTCACCGCCCTCGACCCACGGGGCAAGGAATTCAGCCCGGCGAACATGAGTGAACGGCTGGCGGTGCGCAACCTGTTCACTGATCTGCGCGAACAAGGCCAAATGGGCGGCGGCCCACCGCCCCATGGGGAAAAGGACAAGCAGGCGTTCGCCAACGCGCTGGACAGGATACTGACCAAGTTGATGCGCCCGGCCTGA
- the elbB gene encoding isoprenoid biosynthesis glyoxalase ElbB, producing the protein MSKKIAVILSGCGVYDGAEIHESVITLLRLDQRGAQVQCFAPDIAQHHVINHLTGEEMPESRNVLVESARIARGEVKDIREANAEDFDALIVPGGFGAAKNLSTFAVEGAGCSINPQVLALAEAFAEAGKPVGLICISPALAAKIYGPGVTCTIGNDAATAAALDKMGATHRECAVEDIVEDKARKLVSTPAYMLGKSISEVASGINKLVDRVLELTHEND; encoded by the coding sequence ATGAGCAAAAAGATTGCAGTGATCCTTTCCGGCTGTGGCGTGTACGACGGCGCAGAGATCCACGAAAGCGTCATCACTTTGCTGCGCCTGGACCAGCGTGGTGCTCAGGTCCAATGTTTTGCACCCGATATCGCGCAACATCACGTGATCAACCACCTCACCGGCGAAGAGATGCCCGAATCGCGCAATGTGCTGGTGGAGTCGGCGCGTATCGCCCGGGGTGAGGTGAAGGACATCCGTGAGGCCAACGCCGAAGACTTCGACGCACTGATCGTGCCCGGCGGTTTTGGCGCGGCGAAGAACCTCTCGACCTTTGCCGTGGAAGGCGCCGGTTGCAGCATCAACCCGCAGGTTCTGGCGCTGGCCGAAGCCTTTGCCGAAGCGGGCAAACCGGTCGGGCTGATCTGCATCTCGCCGGCCCTGGCCGCGAAGATCTATGGCCCCGGCGTCACCTGCACCATCGGCAACGATGCCGCCACCGCCGCCGCCCTCGATAAAATGGGCGCCACCCACCGCGAGTGCGCGGTGGAGGATATTGTCGAGGACAAGGCGCGCAAGCTGGTGAGCACCCCTGCCTACATGCTCGGCAAAAGCATCAGTGAGGTGGCGTCGGGCATCAACAAACTCGTGGATCGCGTGCTGGAATTGACCCACGAGAACGATTGA